The segment CAAAGGCAATATTAATTCCAAAGAGTTGGATAACTATTTATGACACATGGAAATGCATTTTAAGGCACTAAGGCTCTtagataagaaagaaaaggtgCATACCACAATGCTCTACCTCATTAGCACTAAAGCTTTATGGACATTGGAGGTATGCTAACAATCAAAGAGGCTTGTGGACTATAAAGAGTTATAGGCAGACTACAAGATAGAAACCAAAAGGCAATTCTACCCTAAGGTTATCTCTTAATTGGTACATAAGCATATGAATAGGTTAATACATAATAGGTTCATTCAATAAAACGTAAAGGAGTTCTCATCTTTCATTCTAAAGATCTTGAATATCATAGAAGAGGAACTTATCTTCCACTTCATGGAGGATCACTAGAGGTATAGTAGTTGTAGAGTCATTGGTGATTTATAGGAAGAGAGGCTCTTCAAAGCTAAAGCTACTAGAGCATGGACATGCACTAGTGGAAAAGAAGAGATGTCCTAGGTTTTTAAGGAAGGTACTACTAGATGGGTAAAGAGGTAAAGAGGCTATGATTAACAAGGAGCGTAAGAAAAAATCACAGTAATGCTCAAATGTTTCATTAGTTAGGAAAAGTTTATTGAGAGAAACACCCTCAATGCCATGGTGGAAGAAAGAGGGATGGAGAAACACATTAGACCACTCCAATTTCTAAAACTCTCTAGAGGTGAAATCCATGCTAAATAAGCCTTGGAAAAGTGATATGGCTACCAAGACTCAAGGGTAAACCAAGAAATTAACTTCAACATTACTTATGGTAAGTCATAAGGATAAGTTAGAACCAAGGAGAAGACCACCAACTAACACTGTAAGTAAAACAAGAAAGTTCATTGAAGTGTATGGTCTTGCAAGAGCATAAGGGTACCAAGGTTCTAAGAAGAGCATGATGTGTGACCCTTGATAGTGGACAAAAGGGTTATCGGAGATCAGGAACTCCCTATTATACCAACAAACCAAAGCTCTTTCTATGTGATATCAATTGGTATAACTTATAATGGTTATGGATTGTTTCTATTGGAACTTCAAAATGTTGCAATCACTTTGATCCACCCCTTAACAAAAATTATGGGCCTATTTgttaactattttcaaaagcaattttaTACTCttcaaaaaaaaggaaaaaaaaaaaaagaaaacacaattgtcaaccaaaaaacataaaacaattttatattcttaaaattagaaaattaacatggtgtttttagataatatttttttatttgttttcacttgttcTCTAtgtgttgttttaaaaattaactatacaaacatggaaaatgattaaaaataaagcactaaacataaaagttatttttaaaatattttaaaatatagaaattaacaagtgaaaaacattttaggttctAAGCAGACATTTGTTTTACAAcatattagaaaacaattttcaaaaattgttcttttagaactattctaaaaaaaagttaGCAAATAAGGGCCATATATACCCTGAGAATTCCCATTGAAAGGAATCCATATACTCAAAGTGAATTGTTAAGTGCACTAAGAAAAAGGCTAACTTCATTAATAAAGTACATAATATACTAAAAGGGACTAATAGAAAGTGAGGCCACATTAGATTCATTAAAGGCTTTATAGTAGTTTCAAGAGTTGATAAGGACATTGACAAAGATGTTGCTTACTGACCCTACATAAATGACATCCTTGTATATTTAGGTAAGAAGGTTTTGGAACTTGCTCAAGATGCTACATGAAAAACCACTAAGGCATATTATAGAATCTTCTAGAAGAGTTTGGAGTCCTCTAAAAGTGTCTACTCCTATATGAAGTTGGATAAAGGAAACATTGtggaaaaatttaaattaaggtAAGAGCTAGTAGTATCTAGAATACTCCAGAATTACATAGTGTACCTAGCGTAGGATGGTTATAGAGTCTGCAGAAACCCATACATTTTAGAATATTTCTTAGGGGCTTATAATAGGGAAAGCCCTTGTTTGACCAAGCCCTTGTATGgaatctttcaaaaataaaaaatagaatgtcTTTTTAAAGGTTccttattaaaacaaatttgcaTTCACTCAAGCTTTCCAGTGtattctctttctttgttcAAGTGTTTAACGTCTTCATTTCTTAGATATTATCTAGCAAGGGTTGGAAAggttaaattttatgtttttttattttttcttaacctCCTTATAACTACTTCAAATCCTTAGTCATATCAATGACCTTACAATGTGCTTCAAACTCAACATCTTGACAAACTTTTACCGAGTCTCAAAATTCTCCTTCTGAATCTCTTTGAATCATTTTAGTTCTATTGCACTTCATAGCATTAGAGAATTGAAACATCTGCATGCTACATCTAGtaataatataaacataatgttAATGGTTTGAAAATAATCAAGCATTAAACTAGTCATTGTAGCTACCATTATCACATTAAAGCATATTATGATAATATTACGATACAATAAATAGTTCATATTATGAcggagagagaagagaagagaagagaagagaagagagtaATACCGTAAAGATGAAACTATAGCCCATGGTAAGAATAGATCGCAAAAAATCAATCCTTCTCCACATCATCTCCAAATAGTTGGGGGTGGAATAGTATGCCTCTCCAGAAAAATCAACCCCTTCTGTTTTGAGAGCATAACAAAGAGGATGTAAAGCCAAGCATCGAGCATATGACTTTTGGTCGAATGCTATGATCACCAAATGATTTAAAAGCCTCTTGGTGTTGTTTCCAATATGAAAGCTCTCAAGAAAGAGATCGAGTAATGAATTATTTGCTGCCCATGCTCCATTCACAGTTGTCAAAATGACAGTTTTATCTCCCATGGCTGCCTTTTCCAAAACTATATCCAACGGAAATTCCTTGAgctcctaaaaaaataaaaaatcttataatcACAACCTCCTTTCACATTGCattattctttcaaaaaattaaaaattaaaaaaaaggaaaaaataaattaatgtaagTCAACCATAATCAAATGTTTGAGTAATAATAGTATATATGTACTTTCCTTGCCACAATATACTTTTGCCTAGTGGCATTGTTTATCCTCTTTGGTTCGTATGCCCTGGGATGCTTTTCTAGGCACTCATGTTGATGTACATTGTGCGTGTTATGTTGCTCTTGTTGCAAGCATCATGGATCTTTGATAGCTTGTAAAAACATATCAGTAACATCCCGAAATTTTAGgtaggatttaaaaaaaattaaaaatccaattaaattacaataattaaggagaaaaaaaaaattaaattagcaCTTGGCACGCCTAAAGAGTGTAGAGATTTTAAGGTTAATCATGTTATTCTTGTATCCgtcaaaatttatgaattttggtACTCCGTGAAGATAAGGAGGGTGCAGGGGTAAATTTATGAATCccttgaaaatatatttgtaaattcATGGATCATAAGCCTAACCATCTAAGTCTTGTTATATTTGGACCATATTTGTCCCAAGAGAAAACTTTGAATagattgagaaatatatataggTGAGAGGTTCACATAAACCGTTCCAAGTAGTTATGTTTCTCAAACTTttgggactttttttttttttttttttaatatatatatatatatacatattatattccaaattatttatatataatattaaacaCCCAAAGGAATCCAGCTATATAATTTTCAACTCATACAATGATGGCCTactacaaaaattttgaaattatgaatgaaaAGCAAAGTGGTTCGACTAAGATAGTTTTGAACCACTTGAGTTTTTCGAAATTTTGGCtgagtattttaattttaatttcgaTAAAATCATATCTTCAAAAAACGATTTCAAGATTAAAGTTCACATCTCCTATATGGAACAAAGTGTCATATTTCCCAAAGAtgtcttataaatttcttgttttcataatttttttttttaagtgtctTTAACATTATCAGAAATCTTTTGATTTCTGGGTTGGGATAAAAATAAAGACTAGGATATGAGTATAGTAAACATTGAGTTCCTGTTTTAAAATTGTAGAAATTTGATATGTATCATATAATAAAGTTGCTCACCGATCTAGAAATCAAGGCGGGTAGAAATTGGGAGGAATAGGCAGAATTGTATAGGACCATGCTAGGAAGCACAACAACAGCCACAAACAACATGATCTTAGCGATCCGGTACAGGAGGCGGATGTCCACCCCCGAACTATCCAACAATGTTTTGTCtccgccaccaccaccaccacctctgcTGCCACCACCGGCACCGCCTGTAATCATGGTATTCTTAATTTGGAGAAGCAATGATGAAGGGGGGCCGAGTTTTTCTGTAGTGTAAGTAGCTTATGAAATGATGAAGAAGATAAGTACATTGATTGGGGGCTCTTAAATTTTTTCAGGTAGGTACGTACCATATTAATGCATGCAATATGTCGATTCTTGTAATACAATTATGAAGAGAGGACATTCTTTCAGGAGTAAGTAAATAGCTAGCAATAAACATGGATGGAGAGTGGAATTTACTCTACATCAGAACAGCTTTCATTTTGGCAGATCATAATGGACCAAGTTGCATGATATGTATAAATGAACTTGTACACACCCAATCAATGGATATCTATACAAAATAACCCAACCTAAATCCAATTCAACATTTAGATGGTTTATGTAATGAGTTTCAATATTAGGATTGGATTtggattatattattttaattcaaacttaatttggattagcctcaactTAAGGTTTACATGACTCACATCTaacccataatttttttaaaaaaatatttgtaatttatagtatataataacatttattttatttattttttaaaatttttaaagaaagaatATCAATATTATTTCATCTAGGCATAAGTGAAAAtccaaaaatcaatcaaaattatctAATCCAAGCAAAACCGATCAAAGTAATTTGGAATGTCATATTAGACtagtcaaattaatttttaaatccaatCTTTATATTTTgggtaaaaaatttataaatatatcaaattggTTTTAAGTACTTTTCAAAGTTtggtttgattcaatttttttttcagcaATAAAAGgttggtttgttttttattcaagTATAAATTGACCAAGTTGGTTTGTTTAACTTTTCCTCTAAAGGCCAATCAAACCATACCTTTTTACATCCATAATTTCATGTTGATAGAAAGATCctaaaatattatctatttgCTATTTAAATTATAGTATaatcaatgtttttagaatcggACTGGTCACTGAACCAAAAAAGTTGAGGGTTCACGGTTCATTGGTCAGATCGGTGGTCAAACCGTGGTTGAACCagtaacattatatatatatatatgttgtcaAGAAATGGAATAGATGttgtcaaaatttagatagaatttattattatttttttaattttaataatatatatatatatatatatatattattaaaattaaaaaaataataataaattctatctaaattttgacaaCATCTACTCCATTTCTTgagttttttcataaatttttttacctatagaagtcatcaatcatcatatatcatatctataacacaatataagatgttatacattcataatgtcaataaacctaatatttatcaaataatcaaaccattgTTATCCTACGTACAAATATGAGCAATATACCAACAATTatcaaattatcaaagagttgttaacttaacacattatccataatatataatacaaaTGTCAACTACAACACTTAAATAGATActcaaaatataacatgtcaatgtttgattattcatgaagattttttcatactaataaatataaaattcatgtcctcattcattttggaaattggaatatggagattgaaaatgagcatttggaaaaccaaagttctccacaTCAAGCCCATCTACAACCATGCCACCACCATCCTcatcatctacaaaaatattgaatatctaTCAACAAGAAATcacttttgaagaaaaaaaatataattattgaacttttataagtttaaatattttactaaccAATGGGAGAACTTGAACCTTCCAATTCATTTATTGAAATTGACCATTCTTCATATAGAATATTTTCCAAATCTTCAACATCTAGCTCCACTGGTCGATCCTCATCAACTATCCAAAAATCGGTCTcatcaatgcatgcatagtcaatgggatcataggttcttttcttgttatagaacctaaaaaagaaaagcgtataattattcataattgtgaatgaaagaatttaaattaaaaacaactaagaaaGCATTTATACTGATTTTTTAGCCGCAAATTGTAATAAATGTACACGAGACCATTAAGTCTTTGATGTTCCAATCTATTCCTTCTTTTGGTATGTATACATTCAATGACACTCTAATTCCTCTCACATCTAGAAGACAATGCAGTTTGGCTCAATATTTAAATAGCCAACTTTTGCAATGTGGTGCATTGTATCCATGTAGCCTCCACCATTCATCTAGTTAccattttcacattaaaaataagaaaaaaatcattaacaagtttaaaatattaaatagtaagtaggtaactaatgaaaaagaacaagcacactaataaattaaaattatcttttactaGGTTGAAGTACTTCACGTGAAGAATAAGCAAGGTCTCTTTCAAAACTTCCCAATTGATCACGAAAcaacttcatttcattcatcGTATCAAGCTTGCCTTCCAGAACTTTCTAatcaataacatccatgacaccTCCAATAACAATTGGCTTATTACAAAAGTATTCCTAATCATATTGGAAACATGGATTTAACTAATAAACTGTTAAATGAATACTTTTTTTAGTTGTTGATCCTAATGTTGCTTTCTGATCTCTATATAAGGCTTGTATAGTCTTTTGTTCTGgttaaataatttcttgatgCCCAAACGATCCTATACATGCCTTCATACACATATCCCATCAAAGGCctctcatcacaatcaacaataCGCAATAAGTGCATTAGTGGAGACATAAGATtcacaattatcaaacaatcattccaaaatctatTATCCAAGATGATGGAAACTGTAGCTCTGCTTTTATTATCCCTTGAATATCTAGAGTCCACAAAGAACTTGCTAGTCACCAAAGcttgcaagtcatgtttatgatcatgaagactcTTGAGTGCAATGAATATAGCAGCAAAGCGAGTTGCACCAGGTAAGAGAATCTCTGTCtatccttctctttttctcaaccaacttaACCAAGCAACAtgaatatacacaaaaattgtcACATTTGATGCACGTCTTACAAGTTTAGCAACATAGTCCATCTTaccaatatccttaaagatcaaattGAGACAGTGAGCTGCACAAGGTGACCAATTGATGTGTTTATGCTTATAAGAAATCAATCTCTTTGTGGCCACATAATTTGTTGTATTATCAATCACTATATAAACTACTTTGAGTGGACCCACCCATTCAATCACCTTACCaaataactgaaacaaattAGTTGCATCCTTGACAATATCTAAAGCATCAATAGATTTCATAAATGATATTCCTTCAGGACAATATATAAGGAACTTGATGAGTGTTCTTTGTCTATTATCTGTCCAACCATCACCCATTATTATACACCCAACTTTTGCCCAAATTGCACGATAAGAGTCCACAAGTAACTGAACTTTCTTCTTAGCATTCTTTAAAAGATTAACCCGCAACTGATGGTAATTTGGACCTTTATATCCAGGACCAATTACAGATATAATATCCAACATTGGATTGAAGTAGAAGGAATTCACAACATTAATAGGAATGCATGCCTCATAAAACAATCTCCCAACTACCATATCTGCTCTCTAAATAGCTTCTTTCCTAGCTAATACACTCTTCATGGAAGGTTGAGCTCCTTGAGTATTTCTTGGTGCAAAATACTTATCCactgttattttttttctttttctacaacTAGCTACCATAGGATTTTGCATTTCTTGAACCTCTTCTTCACCTTTTGCCATATCAATTTCAAATTGTGACACATTAGGACCATAaggatttctatattcataTGCTTCTTGGGCTACTTTCTTGAAATTCACAAACTCTTACAATGAATTTTCCATTCAAAATCTAACATCAAGAGGAACCGATTTACATAGACCAATATCCCCTTTCACTCCAACAAGGTGTTGCTTCATTCTATGAATACCCCCACCTTTTGCAACCTTTTTATAATACAAACAAACAAGAGATTTCCTTCCATTTGTATATCTTTCTTCATAAACATGCTCTCGTGCAGGGTCAATCTTGTCTCTAGTTGTTTGTGAATTAGTACTTGAATTAACCAGGGGAGGAGGTCaagtttgattatattttttttatttctctatcaaattgtaaataaaaatcacaattttaatcataaaattaaataatcaagtcattgaaaatttaatttatatataaaaaaaaatcaagtcatcaacaatttaaaaaatcaaagagttcaaatttttaaaatttttaaaagaaaattttttcaaaatgagaaatttactttcaaatcaaatatttatttaaaatttaaaaatcaagattttatttgaaaacgaacaaattattttaattcataatgttttaacttttcaataaattgaataaattaaaatgtgcaataaataaacaaaaaaatgaaaaaaattataaatattaaacataacatcaaaattataaacaacaaaaaataagacattaaatataaacgtaaaaattaaattttaaaaaataaaaatgaaaccttTTGGAGATGATGCTACTGTCGGTGGAGCTAGGGCAGCCACACGTCATGGGTACAAGGCTCTGCTGGGTTAGGGGGGGCTTTCTAGTGAGGAAGTGACATCCGACCGACCAGTGGCTGGCGATAGTAGCTTCATGTTGGCGATAATGAGAGCTAGCAGCTAGGAcagtgattactaccaaaaagtgctattttttagacctaattataatggttttaagcacctttgagtagtaatcatattcatttaacccaattaattcattaaggtccttagtaattggttttaaccattttgtggcaagtttacatgtttttatcagcttatgaatcaattcaagcatgccaaatgatggaggagctacttggacaagttaaagcaaggattttggacgttttcaggcttgaatttcaagtggaaacacgagcacaagcaatgggaacaccatttcaCAAGGGGAGGCAATTCACctagcagctgcagtcttctttcgcacttttggtgcacttcccgaagtccattttatacatgctatataccatttcaaagctcaggaagtcaagaatccaatgcttcaaaccgtgtacaatttggagctgaaatgaggaagatatggccttcgaaagacaactgcatcaagccatgggaacaccatttcgcaaggagattttcttcatggtgcgaaatttagccatttcgcaccatgaagaaccaccttgcgaaatttcacaaggtgaattttcaccttgcgaaatttggacccttcatctttccccttgccaaatttcctctatttctccacgcacgcaccaccgacttcccagatatttttagcttgatattttctcgtgtaaattccttttgtaaccttgtattcagccgacataaggctttatcttgtaattttgctatatatagaggtgcacaacgcctcaaaaaaaggattttttgggggatcgatcctctgtacattaacttagaaatatataaagctctgtttttctctcttctccggttcttccccatttctattttcttagtagccaaacagcctctgaggacttttcctcagaggatgattggctaaaccttttaagtttctcaaagtatggatgttatgtgatggcttggatgcaatcccatggaaatttctcgcacctggaaggtaaggtagtcatttttcattaatggttcattaatgcaaagtttggtttttatttcctttggacaacttccaacggccaatacttgataagcttttggatttctatccattagttatctcctatgagctattggaaggtaaggttttcaattccaagttttgcattaatccgttagaaccaatttcaatggccattgaaaggtgagtttatcacctggaatgactttgagttgccaatatttggtaagcttttagctttagactattagttatctcttacgagccattcaaaggaagtctaaggtgaataaccattgataaaattcactaccatctgttttgccattttaaaggattaaaacttgatttgctaaatctataccggttcgggaagcaagcatcaccatagttgcaaccctaacgcgaggagcctatcctgagatttccaatatgtataagagccagagcatagctatcctatctttgagaacttgtttttacaccctttcattttagtctttaatgttagcttaaattagtttaaatctttctaaaacatttacattttcttttaaagctaacatccataagaaaatcacctattttcctaatttgaatatcacttgtgtttgcgaaaacccttcccagtgaacgatcctagaaccactatgctatagtagcttggctactttagtaatagtatttaaggtataaattttgttgatacgcctttaaagctaagctaccaagagtcgcatCAAACAGTCATGCgcgttggggggggggggggggggggggttgggTTCTTGTACTCATCCATTTTGAACTATTTGGTTCGTCCAGTTCGAACAGTGCCATTCCGATTTGTTGGGTTGGGTTATTTCCTTCTTGTGGAGGAAAGCCCAAAGCCCAAACATTTAAGGCTTCTTAGGCCTTAATgtataaaagggaagaagaaaccgttttctcttcttcttcttcatctttgcaGCCCTAGGAGGAGagtaagaagaaaaaggaagagaaaattagagagaaaaagaaaaagagccattgaatttttgaagttagagagaagaaaaacactgatttcttttcttctctttactgtccagatttcatcaaacgGCCGATCCCGCTTAGTGTGTGGTCCGATTGACCTGAAATTTTAAGGAGAGATTTTCAACTCATTGATCTCTAATCTGAACGGtggagatcggatttggagttcCGGAAGGTTGTTTTTTCAGTCCGTGAACAGTGCGTCTTTGTTGTTGAATTTCTTCTCACCCGGGCAGTTCTGATCTTCAGCTTTGATCGAGATTAATCCGTGGTCTGATCGAGATGATTTTTGGTTAGCACGTTCTtaactcattgatcttcatttttaacggtggagattggatttggagtttggaACAGTGGTGATTTGTGTTCGGGAATAGTGACTCTGTTTT is part of the Vitis riparia cultivar Riparia Gloire de Montpellier isolate 1030 chromosome 17, EGFV_Vit.rip_1.0, whole genome shotgun sequence genome and harbors:
- the LOC117904763 gene encoding uncharacterized protein At4g15970-like, producing MITGGAGGGSRGGGGGGGDKTLLDSSGVDIRLLYRIAKIMLFVAVVVLPSMVLYNSAYSSQFLPALISRSELKEFPLDIVLEKAAMGDKTVILTTVNGAWAANNSLLDLFLESFHIGNNTKRLLNHLVIIAFDQKSYARCLALHPLCYALKTEGVDFSGEAYYSTPNYLEMMWRRIDFLRSILTMGYSFIFTDADIMWFQDPFQHFFQDADFQITCDTYIGNPYDVNNRPNGGFTYVKSNNRTIEFYKFWYASRVNYLGNHDQDVLNRIKYDPYISQIGLKIRFLDTTYFGGFCEPSKDFNLVCTMHANCCFGIDNKVHDLRVMLEDWRIYISSPQSKKAVSTPSWRVPQNCSLASFHPPERNVKESNI